From one Triticum aestivum cultivar Chinese Spring chromosome 4B, IWGSC CS RefSeq v2.1, whole genome shotgun sequence genomic stretch:
- the LOC123092416 gene encoding malonyl CoA-acyl carrier protein transacylase has protein sequence MLLRPPRLPRLSPRRLRSDSPMASTLALLRPSAPSPATTLRAPFRSRVSTRVSVGSAVAAGADTLFADYKPTTAFLFPGQGAQAVGMGKEALNVRAAAELFDKANDILGYDLLNLCIDGPKEKLNSTVISQPAIYVTSLAAVEVLRAREEGQSVINSVDVTCGLSLGEYTALAFAGAFSFEDGLKLVKLRGEAMQDASDAANSAMVSVIGLDSEKVQQLCDAANEDVDEKERVQIANFLCPGNYAVSGGVKGIEAVEAKAKSFKARMTVRLAVAGAFHTSFMQPAVSRLESALAATEIKSPRIPVISNVDAQPHSDPETIKKILAQQVTSPVQWETTVTTLLGRGLEKSYELGPGKVIAGIIKRINKGASIENIGA, from the exons ATGCTCCTCCGCCCTCCTCGCCTCCCACGCCTCTCTCCTCGCCGCCTCCGCTCGGACTCTCCGATGGCTTCCACGCTTGCCTTGCTCAGGCCGTCCGCGCCGAGCCCGGCGACGACCCTCAGGGCGCCGTTCAGATCTCGGGTCTCCACTAGAGTGTCCGTCGGGTCGGCAGTGGCAGCAGGCGCCGACACGCTCTTCGCCGACTACAAACCCACCACCGCATTCCTTTTCCCCGGCCAG GGTGCTCAGGCTGTTGGAATGGGTAAAGAAGCTCTTAATGTTCGAGCAGCTGCAGAACTATTTGATAAGGCAAATGATATACTTGG CTATGACTTGCTGAATCTTTGCATCGATGGACCAAAAGAAAAGCTGAACTCAACAGTGATCAGTCAG CCAGCTATATATGTTACCAGCCTTGCAGCTGTAGAAGTGTTACGCGCACGTGAAGAAGGCCAATCTGTAATTAACTCCGTAGATGTCACATGTGGTCTCAGCTTGGGAGAATATACCGCGCTTGCATTTGCCGGTGCCTTTAG CTTTGAGGATGGTCTCAAGCTTGTCAAGCTTAGAGGAGAAGCCATGCAG GATGCCTCAGATGCTGCCAATAGTGCGATGGTTAGTGTGATTGGTCTAGATTCAGAAAAGGTGCAACAATTATGCGACGCTGCAAATGAGGATGTGGATGAAAAGGAAAGAGTTCAAATAGCAAATTTTCTCTGTCCT GGTAACTATGCAGTTTCTGGTGGTGTGAAGGGTATTGAAGCAGTTGAAGCCAAAGCAAAGTCTTTTAAGGCCAGAATGACG GTTCGCCTAGCTGTTGCTGGTGCTTTCCACACGAGCTTCATGCAACCTGCTGTCTCAAGATTGGAATCTGCGTTGGCTGCTACAGAGATTAAATCACCAAGAATCCCAGTAATCTCCAATGTTGATGCACAGCCCCACTCAGATCCTGAAACAATCAAGAAGATCTTGGCACAGCAG GTAACCTCTCCTGTGCAATGGGAGACTACTGTGACGACTCTTTTGGGTAGAGGCCTTGAGAAGAGCTATGAACTAGGCCCAGGAAAG GTTATAGCAGGAATCATTAAACGGATCAACAAAGGTGCCAGCATCGAGAACATTGGCGCATGA
- the LOC123092417 gene encoding 40S ribosomal protein S7 codes for MYTARKKIQKDKGVEPSEFEDTVAQAFFDLENGNQELKSDLKDLYINTAIQMDVVGNRKAVVIHVPYRLRKPFRKIHVRLVRELEKKFSGKDVVFVATRRIVRPPKKGSAVQRPRTRTLTAVHDGILEDVVYPAEIVGKRVRYRLDGAKVIKIYLDPKERNNTEYKLETFSAVYRRLCGKDVVFEYPVTETA; via the exons ATGTACACCGCCAGGAAGAAGATCCAGAAGGACAAGGGCGTCGAGCCCTCCGAGTTCGAGGACACCGTTGCGCAG GCTTTCTTTGACCTGGAGAATGGCAACCAGGAGCTCAAGAGCGACCTCAAGGACCTGTACATCAACACTGCAAT CCAGATGGATGTTGTTGGCAACAGGAAGGCCGTGGTGATCCATGTGCCGTACCGTCTGCGCAAGCCCTTCAGGAAGATCCATGTCAGGCTCGTCAGGGAGCTGGAGAAGAAGTTTAGCGGCAAG GATGTTGTCTTTGTTGCAACAAGAAGGATTGTGAGGCCACCCAAGAAGGGTTCTGCTGTTCAGCGCCCTCGCACCAGGACCCTGACAGCTGTTCATGATGGTATCTTGGAGGATGTCGTGTACCCAGCTGAGATTGTGGGGAAGCGTGTCAGATACCGTTTGGATGGTGCCAAGGTCATCAAG ATCTACTTGGACCCAAAGGAGCGCAACAACACTGAATACAAGCTGGAGACCTTCTCTGCAGTCTACCGCAGGCTTTGTGGGAAAGACGTTGTCTTTGAGTACCCTGTGACTGAAACCGCCTGA